In Clostridium sp. DL-VIII, the following proteins share a genomic window:
- a CDS encoding NAD-dependent epimerase/dehydratase family protein has product MKSILIMGGTTFVSRCLAKYLIDQGYDVDILTRGLKTIDYGGYKNHLICDRKSKNELQKVLNGRQYEFIFDISAYKKEDVEILLASIDRSSLKKYIFCSSGAVYTETNDFANESFERGDNPNWGNYGTDKKEAEDFIVTSKIPYIIFRPTYIYGENNNLYREAYFFDRIKESKVIPMPYGNNTVTQFIHIEDLVKVFESVMFNEKICRIYNVTNSDIVSFEELILMCGKVLKIDPIIKKIDTQKIKVNTRTYFPFRDVTYLLNTERLINDDLHNPTISLEEGLRKTYKWYSSNKHNLADAKMDKINEMVQC; this is encoded by the coding sequence ATGAAATCTATTTTGATAATGGGCGGAACCACATTTGTAAGCAGATGCCTAGCGAAATATCTTATTGATCAGGGGTATGATGTAGATATACTAACCAGAGGATTAAAAACAATAGATTATGGTGGATATAAAAATCATTTAATTTGTGATAGAAAGTCTAAAAATGAATTGCAAAAAGTATTAAATGGGAGACAATATGAATTTATTTTTGATATATCTGCATATAAAAAAGAGGATGTAGAGATTTTACTAGCTTCAATTGATAGAAGCAGTTTGAAAAAATATATTTTCTGCTCTTCAGGAGCAGTATATACAGAAACTAATGATTTTGCTAATGAATCTTTTGAAAGAGGAGATAATCCTAATTGGGGAAATTATGGTACTGATAAGAAAGAGGCAGAGGATTTTATAGTAACTAGTAAAATTCCATATATTATATTTAGACCAACTTATATATATGGGGAAAATAATAATTTATATAGAGAAGCATACTTTTTTGATAGAATTAAAGAAAGCAAGGTTATCCCAATGCCTTATGGAAATAATACTGTAACTCAATTTATACATATTGAAGATTTGGTTAAGGTTTTTGAGAGTGTGATGTTTAATGAAAAAATCTGCAGGATTTATAATGTTACGAATTCAGATATTGTTTCTTTTGAAGAATTAATATTAATGTGTGGTAAAGTTTTAAAGATAGATCCAATAATAAAGAAAATAGATACTCAGAAAATTAAAGTAAATACTAGAACGTACTTTCCTTTTAGAGATGTAACTTATTTGTTAAATACAGAAAGATTGATTAACGATGATTTACACAATCCAACTATCTCATTGGAAGAGGGATTAAGAAAAACTTATAAGTGGTACAGCAGTAATAAGCACAATTTAGCAGATGCTAAAATGGATAAGATAAATGAAATGGTTCAATGTTAG
- a CDS encoding phage holin family protein → MDFTKYITQHALVLIPALYIIGMIIKNTEKIKDKYIPVILLILGIAGTIGIMGFSVDSIVQGVLVTGAAVYTNQLIKQTGKIE, encoded by the coding sequence ATGGATTTTACCAAATATATAACACAGCATGCTCTAGTTTTGATTCCTGCTCTATACATAATAGGAATGATAATAAAAAATACTGAAAAGATAAAAGATAAATATATTCCTGTTATATTGCTAATACTCGGAATTGCAGGGACAATTGGAATTATGGGTTTTAGTGTAGATTCCATAGTTCAGGGAGTACTGGTAACAGGAGCAGCAGTTTACACAAATCAATTAATCAAACAAACTGGTAAAATTGAATGA
- a CDS encoding sirohydrochlorin cobaltochelatase: protein MKKAILVVSFGTSHLDALKKSIEKIEDKIRNEFKEYEVFRAFTAHFIIKKLKERDNLDILTPEEALYELKSKGFEEVIVQPLHIIPGEEFDYIKGIVEKVKDNFQTIRLGRPIFFYQGMNGLPEDYSLFIESIKEVLEGEESVILFGHGTEHPSNAVYGMLQTVLIDEDYENVFVATVEGYPTVKNVLKKLKSKGITKTKLVPLLLVAGDHAKNDMASDEDDSLKSILQKEGIEVKLHMHGLGEIDKFDGLYINRIYDSIEGRYLNAGRTKKL from the coding sequence ATGAAAAAAGCTATTTTAGTGGTTAGTTTCGGAACTAGTCATTTGGATGCACTTAAAAAGTCAATTGAAAAAATAGAAGATAAAATTAGAAATGAGTTTAAGGAATATGAAGTCTTTAGAGCATTTACGGCTCATTTTATAATAAAAAAGTTAAAGGAAAGAGATAATTTAGATATATTAACGCCAGAAGAAGCTTTATACGAACTTAAAAGTAAGGGATTTGAAGAAGTTATAGTTCAACCATTACATATAATTCCAGGTGAAGAATTTGATTATATAAAAGGTATTGTTGAAAAGGTAAAAGATAATTTTCAAACTATTAGGCTTGGACGACCTATATTTTTCTATCAGGGAATGAACGGACTTCCAGAGGATTATTCTTTGTTTATTGAGAGCATCAAAGAGGTATTAGAGGGCGAAGAAAGTGTAATATTATTTGGACATGGTACGGAGCATCCTTCTAATGCAGTTTATGGAATGCTTCAAACTGTTTTAATTGATGAAGATTATGAAAATGTATTTGTAGCAACTGTAGAAGGTTATCCAACAGTAAAGAATGTATTAAAAAAGTTAAAAAGTAAGGGGATAACAAAAACTAAGCTAGTTCCGCTTTTACTTGTTGCAGGGGATCATGCTAAAAATGATATGGCATCGGATGAAGATGATTCATTAAAGAGCATACTTCAAAAGGAAGGAATTGAGGTTAAACTTCATATGCATGGCCTTGGTGAAATAGATAAATTCGACGGATTATATATAAATAGGATTTATGATTCAATTGAAGGAAGATATTTAAATGCAGGAAGAACAAAGAAATTATAA
- a CDS encoding DUF3237 domain-containing protein, whose amino-acid sequence MENVNIKEMESEEVFSISIVVDKPILVGQDDVVGRRQLIPILSGEVKGEGFNGEVLPGGIDSQIIRPDGKCELSARYAIKLEDGAAIYIENNGMRTVPPEYVEAVKTGKFVDPSVYYFRTIPTFETYDEKYKWMMDNIFVCYATRLPENVLLKFYKVL is encoded by the coding sequence ATGGAGAATGTAAATATAAAAGAAATGGAAAGTGAAGAGGTATTTAGTATATCAATAGTAGTAGATAAACCTATTCTAGTAGGTCAAGATGATGTTGTCGGAAGACGTCAGCTTATACCAATATTATCTGGTGAAGTAAAAGGTGAAGGATTTAATGGAGAAGTTCTACCTGGAGGCATCGATAGCCAAATTATTAGACCAGATGGAAAGTGTGAACTTTCAGCAAGATATGCAATTAAATTAGAAGATGGTGCAGCAATTTATATTGAAAACAATGGAATGCGTACAGTTCCACCTGAATACGTTGAAGCTGTTAAGACAGGAAAATTTGTTGATCCTAGTGTATATTATTTTCGTACAATACCAACTTTTGAAACATACGATGAAAAATATAAATGGATGATGGATAATATATTTGTATGTTATGCTACTAGATTACCAGAAAATGTTTTATTGAAGTTTTATAAAGTTTTGTAA
- a CDS encoding cobyrinate a,c-diamide synthase gives MKSIIISSNCSGGGKTTFTLGLMKALKSRNIDVQGYKVGPDYIDPAFHKEVTGKASRNLDAFLMGEDGIIESYLKGNGEMGVIEGVMGLYDGVGVSEKASTYEVSKVLGNMPIILVLSPKGQSASICAEINGFKNYRNANIAGIVLNSVSDKYYNLLKYAIEENCNVKVFGYMPKNKDIALSSRHLGLVQSMEILNLHEKLNICEELIEKYVDVDAIINEMGEFKGEDLVNPIRKLNCKSNLENRTIKRLRIGVALDKAFSFYYKDNFELLENFGDVIYFSPINDKTLPSDLDFLYIGGGYPEVFKKELEENYSMRNSIKKALENGLRCYAECGGLMYLTRSIDGAQMVGFFDGESTMTNKLQNFGYCKIKIDKKCFNRELDESMSLEVNAHEFHKSQVDINMENVYEVEKTLYNGEIIKWKCGYFKKNTLAGYAHINFLGNKELFKEIISGLR, from the coding sequence ATGAAATCCATAATAATATCATCAAATTGTAGTGGCGGAGGAAAAACTACTTTTACTCTTGGTCTTATGAAGGCACTTAAAAGCAGAAATATAGATGTTCAAGGTTATAAGGTTGGTCCAGATTACATAGATCCAGCTTTTCATAAAGAGGTAACAGGAAAAGCTTCAAGAAATCTTGATGCATTTCTAATGGGCGAGGATGGAATAATAGAGAGCTATCTCAAGGGAAATGGAGAGATGGGTGTAATTGAAGGCGTAATGGGATTATACGATGGAGTCGGGGTAAGTGAAAAAGCTTCAACTTATGAAGTGTCAAAAGTTCTGGGAAATATGCCAATTATCCTAGTATTGTCGCCTAAGGGACAAAGTGCTAGCATATGTGCTGAAATTAATGGTTTTAAAAATTATAGAAATGCCAATATTGCAGGGATAGTATTAAATTCTGTCAGTGATAAATACTATAATTTGCTAAAGTATGCAATAGAAGAAAATTGCAATGTTAAAGTTTTTGGATATATGCCTAAAAATAAGGATATAGCTCTTAGCAGCAGGCATTTAGGATTAGTTCAGAGCATGGAAATACTCAATCTTCATGAAAAATTGAATATATGCGAGGAATTAATTGAAAAGTATGTAGATGTAGATGCTATTATAAATGAAATGGGAGAGTTTAAAGGAGAAGATTTAGTTAATCCAATCAGAAAACTTAACTGTAAGAGTAATTTAGAAAATAGGACAATTAAAAGGTTAAGAATTGGAGTTGCATTAGATAAAGCATTTAGCTTTTATTATAAAGATAACTTTGAGCTATTAGAAAACTTTGGAGATGTAATTTATTTTAGTCCAATTAATGATAAAACTTTACCGTCTGACTTGGATTTCTTATATATAGGAGGAGGATATCCAGAAGTATTTAAGAAGGAGTTAGAAGAAAATTATTCTATGCGAAATAGTATAAAAAAAGCTTTAGAAAATGGATTGAGATGTTATGCAGAGTGCGGCGGTCTTATGTATTTAACAAGATCAATAGATGGAGCACAAATGGTAGGTTTTTTTGATGGAGAAAGCACTATGACAAATAAGCTTCAGAACTTTGGTTATTGTAAAATAAAAATAGATAAAAAATGTTTTAATAGAGAATTAGATGAAAGTATGAGTCTTGAAGTAAATGCTCATGAATTTCATAAATCACAAGTAGACATAAATATGGAAAACGTATATGAAGTAGAAAAGACATTATATAACGGAGAGATTATTAAATGGAAATGTGGGTATTTTAAGAAAAATACATTAGCAGGATATGCTCATATAAATTTCCTGGGAAATAAAGAATTATTTAAGGAGATAATCTCTGGATTAAGATAG
- a CDS encoding precorrin-8X methylmutase, with product MDYLKNPMGIEEKSFEIIGKEMGPHSFTDEELLIVKRTIHTTADFEYKDLVEISETAIETAKNIFRKGAKIYTDTNMALNGINKMALDKTNSEVICYVNEEVVHKEAKEKNITRSMAAVEKACSDDVDIFVFGNAPTALFRLKELIKEGKANPKLIIAVPVGFVGAAESKENMDELNIPYIRVKGRKGGSTVAAAIINALMYMVVER from the coding sequence ATGGATTATTTAAAAAATCCTATGGGCATTGAAGAAAAGAGTTTTGAGATTATAGGTAAGGAAATGGGACCTCATTCATTTACAGATGAAGAATTACTTATCGTTAAGAGAACCATTCATACTACGGCTGATTTTGAATATAAAGATTTGGTGGAAATAAGTGAGACTGCAATTGAAACTGCAAAAAATATTTTTAGAAAAGGTGCTAAAATCTATACTGATACCAATATGGCTTTAAACGGAATTAATAAAATGGCTTTAGATAAAACAAATAGTGAAGTAATTTGCTATGTTAATGAAGAAGTCGTACATAAGGAAGCTAAGGAAAAGAACATAACTAGAAGTATGGCAGCAGTTGAAAAAGCATGTAGTGATGATGTTGACATTTTTGTTTTTGGCAATGCACCAACTGCACTTTTCAGATTAAAGGAATTAATTAAAGAAGGAAAAGCAAATCCAAAATTAATAATAGCAGTTCCAGTAGGATTTGTTGGAGCTGCAGAAAGCAAAGAAAATATGGATGAACTTAATATTCCATACATAAGAGTCAAAGGAAGAAAAGGCGGAAGTACTGTTGCGGCAGCGATAATTAATGCTTTAATGTATATGGTAGTTGAAAGATAA
- the cbiD gene encoding cobalt-precorrin-5B (C(1))-methyltransferase CbiD: MFEMYVETNGQRLRCGYTTGSCSAGAAKAAAMILFNKADMLKEIEIMSSKGINIQMPIKDIVKKDDYVECTIVKDGGDDPDNTHGIDIKAKVRKIDYEMEEDAVILKGGIGVGIVTKDGLFIPKGEPAINPVPRVMIKEEVMKVLPEGERVEVTISVPQGAEVAKKTFNPRLGIEGGISILGTTGIVYPMSEEALKASINLEIKQKALNNERLVLTFGNLGDNYCRSLGFKEEEIVSCSNFIGYALESCVLANVKSIVMVGHIGKMTKIAYGCFNTHSKVNGVRLEVIALELALLGYDISLVQKVLEEKTCEGAVKMLGKGYDKLYENIGNKIVQKMSEYVYGQLKVEAVMYYGAVNPVLLWKSGGIV, translated from the coding sequence ATGTTTGAAATGTATGTTGAAACTAACGGACAGAGATTGAGATGCGGATATACAACAGGTTCTTGCAGTGCAGGGGCTGCGAAGGCTGCAGCTATGATATTATTTAATAAGGCGGATATGCTGAAAGAAATTGAAATTATGTCTTCAAAAGGAATCAATATACAAATGCCTATAAAAGATATAGTAAAAAAAGATGACTATGTGGAATGTACTATTGTTAAAGATGGCGGAGATGATCCAGACAATACTCATGGAATTGATATAAAGGCAAAGGTTAGAAAGATTGATTATGAGATGGAAGAAGATGCGGTTATTCTTAAAGGAGGAATAGGGGTTGGGATTGTGACCAAAGATGGACTATTTATACCAAAGGGAGAACCTGCGATTAATCCAGTGCCAAGGGTCATGATAAAAGAGGAAGTTATGAAGGTTTTGCCAGAAGGAGAGAGAGTTGAAGTTACAATTTCAGTACCACAGGGAGCAGAAGTAGCTAAAAAAACTTTTAATCCAAGACTTGGCATTGAAGGAGGAATTTCGATTCTTGGTACAACAGGAATAGTATACCCAATGTCAGAAGAAGCCCTTAAAGCATCAATAAATTTAGAAATTAAGCAAAAAGCATTAAATAATGAAAGACTGGTATTAACTTTTGGAAATTTAGGCGATAATTATTGTAGGAGCCTTGGTTTTAAAGAAGAAGAAATTGTCAGCTGTTCAAATTTTATAGGATATGCATTAGAAAGTTGTGTTTTAGCTAATGTTAAATCCATCGTTATGGTTGGACATATAGGAAAGATGACCAAAATAGCCTACGGATGTTTTAATACTCATAGTAAGGTAAATGGAGTAAGGCTTGAAGTAATTGCCCTAGAGCTTGCCCTTCTTGGATATGATATTTCCCTTGTTCAAAAGGTACTGGAAGAGAAGACCTGTGAGGGGGCAGTAAAGATGCTTGGAAAAGGATATGATAAGCTTTATGAAAATATCGGTAATAAAATAGTTCAAAAAATGAGTGAATATGTTTATGGTCAACTGAAGGTTGAAGCGGTTATGTATTATGGAGCAGTAAATCCAGTCCTTCTTTGGAAATCAGGAGGGATAGTGTAA
- the cbiE gene encoding precorrin-6y C5,15-methyltransferase (decarboxylating) subunit CbiE: MVYIVGLGPGHKDYIMPKALEIMNESDIIIGFKRAIDSLEFINNDKLYISKLSDIDEVIFSEKYNSVSIVASGDPTFYGITNYIKGKYHSKIEVIPGISSFQYLTCKLNMPWNEAYLGSLHGRKQEFLNIVKKHKLSIWLTDKENNPTVLCKILSEAEVKCKVIIGENLSYEDERINEGNPIEFLNKDYSALSIFIVNRG; encoded by the coding sequence ATGGTTTATATTGTAGGTCTTGGACCTGGACATAAAGATTATATTATGCCTAAGGCACTTGAAATAATGAATGAATCTGATATTATAATAGGGTTCAAAAGAGCAATAGATTCTTTAGAATTTATAAATAATGATAAATTATACATAAGTAAATTAAGTGATATTGATGAGGTTATATTTAGTGAAAAATATAATAGTGTTTCAATTGTTGCATCAGGAGATCCAACTTTTTATGGAATAACTAATTATATAAAAGGAAAATATCATTCTAAAATTGAGGTAATACCGGGAATAAGCTCTTTTCAATATTTAACCTGCAAATTGAATATGCCATGGAATGAGGCATATTTAGGAAGTCTTCATGGAAGAAAACAAGAGTTTTTAAATATTGTTAAAAAGCATAAATTAAGTATTTGGCTTACAGATAAAGAAAATAACCCGACTGTATTATGCAAAATTTTATCTGAGGCAGAAGTAAAATGTAAAGTTATTATTGGAGAAAATTTATCCTATGAGGATGAGAGAATAAATGAAGGGAATCCAATAGAATTTTTAAATAAAGATTATAGTGCATTAAGTATTTTCATTGTTAATAGAGGGTAG
- the cbiT gene encoding precorrin-6Y C5,15-methyltransferase (decarboxylating) subunit CbiT — protein sequence MSFIKDEEFIRGKCPMTKEEVRILSIAKLNIRDDSLVLDVGSGTGSITVQAAKVAKNGKVLAIEKDEEAYKVTQSNVEKFQCNNIKIMKSEAEKVLDSLIYEDLKFDSIFIGGNGGHLEEILLKANAVLKKSGTIVMNFITLDNAYRAIEVIKNLNYKFEVSLVNISKNRENTLMMIAHNPIYIIQCIRN from the coding sequence ATGTCTTTTATAAAGGATGAAGAATTTATTAGAGGGAAATGTCCAATGACAAAAGAAGAGGTAAGAATACTTTCAATTGCAAAATTGAACATAAGAGATGATTCTTTAGTTCTAGATGTAGGGAGTGGGACTGGGAGCATTACGGTTCAAGCGGCTAAAGTCGCAAAAAATGGTAAAGTTCTTGCAATAGAAAAAGATGAAGAGGCTTATAAAGTCACGCAGAGTAACGTTGAAAAGTTTCAATGTAATAATATCAAGATTATGAAAAGTGAAGCAGAGAAAGTATTAGATTCATTAATTTACGAAGACTTGAAATTTGATTCCATATTCATTGGTGGAAATGGAGGGCATTTGGAGGAGATATTACTTAAAGCAAATGCTGTTTTAAAAAAGAGTGGGACGATAGTTATGAATTTTATCACTTTGGATAATGCATATAGAGCAATTGAAGTCATAAAGAACTTAAATTATAAGTTTGAAGTTTCACTAGTTAATATAAGTAAAAATCGTGAAAATACTTTGATGATGATTGCGCATAATCCAATATATATAATTCAATGTATAAGAAATTAA
- a CDS encoding cobalt-factor II C(20)-methyltransferase, with translation MAILYGIGVGPGDAELLTVKAVKALEKCQVVVAPSAEEDGESIALETAKEYIKSGTEVVIKHFPMGKKDRVIKALEAYEFIEARLREGKNVAFLTIGDPYVYSTYSHMLKHVRDCGFEVQTIPGITSFCAAASLVNRTLVVGNERLVVMPAAKVKEITDEKYVVIMKVYKHEEEVLDILEEKGFDYVYASRVGREGETVLTDREEILKLRDYMSLIIANRD, from the coding sequence ATGGCGATATTATATGGGATAGGTGTAGGACCTGGAGATGCAGAACTTCTAACAGTGAAAGCGGTTAAAGCACTTGAAAAGTGTCAGGTTGTGGTTGCACCTTCAGCAGAAGAAGATGGAGAAAGTATTGCACTTGAGACAGCTAAGGAATATATAAAATCAGGTACAGAAGTAGTTATAAAACATTTTCCAATGGGAAAAAAAGATAGAGTAATAAAAGCATTAGAAGCCTATGAATTTATAGAAGCAAGGCTTAGAGAAGGAAAAAATGTTGCATTCTTAACAATTGGAGATCCTTATGTTTATAGCACATATAGTCATATGTTGAAGCATGTTAGAGATTGTGGTTTTGAAGTTCAGACAATTCCGGGGATAACATCTTTTTGCGCAGCAGCAAGTTTAGTAAACAGGACTTTAGTAGTTGGAAATGAACGCTTAGTAGTTATGCCGGCTGCAAAAGTGAAAGAAATAACAGATGAAAAATATGTTGTAATAATGAAAGTATATAAGCATGAAGAAGAAGTACTGGACATTTTAGAAGAAAAGGGCTTTGATTATGTTTATGCAAGCAGAGTAGGAAGAGAAGGGGAAACTGTTCTAACGGACAGGGAGGAAATACTGAAACTTAGAGACTATATGTCGTTAATTATAGCAAACAGAGACTAA
- the cobM gene encoding precorrin-4 C(11)-methyltransferase, producing the protein MIYFIGAGPGAVDLITVRGRDLLERADVVVYAGSLVSKEHLEYCRPDAQIYNSANMTLEDVMEIMTMEEQMGKLVVRLHTGDPSIYGAIREQMVELDRVSIPYEVVPGVSSFTGAAAAINREFTLPGVSQTVILTRVEGRTPVPSNEDLEKLASIGASMAIFLSISMIDKVVEKLKNGYKKNVPIAVVERATWPDERIIMGHLDDIADKVKENNITKCAQILVGDFIDSEFEKSLLYDKSFSHMFREAETSDNE; encoded by the coding sequence ATGATTTATTTTATAGGTGCAGGTCCTGGAGCAGTGGACTTAATAACTGTTAGAGGACGTGATTTATTAGAAAGAGCAGATGTTGTAGTTTATGCAGGTTCATTGGTATCTAAGGAGCATTTAGAATACTGTAGGCCAGATGCGCAAATTTATAATTCTGCAAATATGACATTAGAAGATGTAATGGAAATAATGACAATGGAAGAGCAAATGGGAAAATTAGTTGTCAGGTTACATACAGGAGATCCATCAATTTATGGAGCTATAAGGGAGCAGATGGTTGAGCTTGACAGAGTAAGCATACCTTATGAAGTTGTGCCAGGTGTTAGTTCATTTACAGGAGCAGCAGCTGCAATAAATAGAGAATTTACTTTGCCGGGAGTATCTCAAACTGTTATTTTAACAAGGGTTGAAGGCAGAACGCCTGTCCCATCCAATGAAGATCTTGAAAAATTAGCGTCTATTGGAGCATCAATGGCGATTTTCTTATCTATATCAATGATCGACAAGGTTGTTGAAAAATTAAAAAATGGATATAAGAAGAATGTGCCTATAGCCGTAGTTGAGAGAGCAACATGGCCTGATGAAAGAATAATAATGGGTCATCTAGATGATATAGCGGATAAGGTTAAAGAAAATAATATTACAAAGTGTGCTCAAATATTGGTTGGAGATTTTATTGATAGTGAATTTGAGAAAAGTTTGCTATATGATAAGAGTTTTTCACATATGTTTAGGGAAGCTGAGACTTCAGATAATGAATGA
- the cbiG gene encoding cobalt-precorrin 5A hydrolase: MNEEKAFNISIICPSPSGKKIALKLQENLNARLYIKEKNNDLLRHSSNFESEIKNKTDDNRKNTYIYGEDFKLSNVTKEAMSNSEGIIFISSTGIAVRAIAPFLKGKAEDPGVVVVDLSGKYAINILSGHIGGGNELTLKVSEILNSMPIITTASDNIGLTAPDIIAKENNLIIEDLKKAKYISSLLVDKNVIGVKDDYNCVKFNDGYEKVEKLREDCIWITHNLQDISAKEVNYSKVLRLIKRDLVLGIGCKKGTPYNELNKFICSSLIDFNLDVKAVAAIASIDIKANEEGIVKLAQKLNCPFKTFNREKIKTVEDNYDKSEFVFKTLGVTGVCEPCVELAGAKVIISKIKHNGMTLAIGVLEGSIIT; the protein is encoded by the coding sequence ATGAATGAAGAAAAAGCTTTTAATATAAGCATAATTTGCCCGTCTCCAAGTGGAAAGAAAATAGCATTAAAGCTTCAAGAAAACTTAAATGCAAGACTTTATATAAAAGAGAAAAATAATGATTTACTAAGGCACAGCAGTAACTTTGAATCAGAGATTAAGAATAAAACAGATGATAATAGGAAGAACACGTATATATATGGCGAGGATTTTAAGTTAAGTAATGTTACAAAGGAAGCTATGAGTAATTCAGAAGGAATTATTTTCATATCCTCAACAGGAATTGCAGTAAGAGCAATTGCACCTTTTTTGAAGGGGAAGGCTGAGGACCCAGGGGTTGTTGTAGTAGATTTATCTGGGAAGTATGCGATAAATATTTTAAGCGGTCATATTGGTGGAGGGAATGAACTTACTCTTAAAGTAAGTGAAATTCTAAATTCTATGCCAATTATAACTACAGCAAGTGATAATATTGGTTTAACTGCACCAGATATAATAGCAAAAGAAAATAATTTGATAATAGAAGATTTGAAAAAAGCGAAATATATATCATCATTACTTGTTGATAAAAATGTAATTGGAGTAAAAGATGATTATAACTGTGTTAAGTTTAATGATGGGTATGAAAAAGTAGAAAAGTTAAGAGAGGATTGTATCTGGATAACTCATAATTTACAAGACATTTCAGCTAAAGAGGTGAATTATTCTAAGGTATTAAGACTTATAAAAAGAGATTTGGTACTTGGAATTGGCTGTAAAAAAGGTACACCGTATAACGAATTAAATAAATTTATTTGTAGTAGTTTAATTGACTTTAATTTAGATGTAAAGGCGGTTGCAGCGATAGCTTCAATAGATATAAAAGCAAATGAAGAAGGAATTGTTAAATTAGCACAAAAATTAAACTGCCCTTTTAAAACTTTCAATAGAGAAAAGATAAAAACTGTAGAGGATAATTACGATAAAAGTGAATTTGTATTTAAGACTCTTGGAGTGACAGGAGTTTGTGAGCCATGTGTGGAGCTTGCAGGAGCTAAGGTTATTATAAGTAAGATAAAGCATAATGGAATGACCTTAGCTATAGGGGTATTAGAAGGCTCTATAATTACGTAA
- a CDS encoding manganese catalase family protein: protein MFEHKKQLLRDVKVERINPQYAVLMQEQLGGGNGELKAAMQYISQSFRVKDPEIKDLFLDIGAEELSHMEMVAQTINLLNGHEVDNRKVENGEIETHVLAGLSPVLINSSGEPWTANYVTVTGDLVADLLSNIASEQRAKVVYEYLYRQIQDKEVRATIDFLLNREEAHNALFREALNKVQNTGSNKDFGVTNDSKLYFDLSTPGPSHKSPSPTPASFESPNKENDRVLVHK, encoded by the coding sequence ATGTTTGAACATAAAAAACAATTATTAAGAGATGTAAAAGTAGAAAGAATAAATCCACAGTATGCTGTATTAATGCAGGAGCAATTAGGTGGAGGCAATGGAGAGCTTAAGGCAGCAATGCAATATATTTCTCAAAGTTTTAGAGTAAAGGATCCCGAAATAAAGGACTTATTTCTAGATATTGGTGCAGAAGAACTTAGCCATATGGAAATGGTAGCGCAAACAATTAATTTGTTAAATGGACATGAAGTTGATAACAGAAAAGTCGAAAATGGTGAAATTGAAACTCATGTATTAGCAGGATTATCACCTGTATTAATTAATTCATCAGGAGAACCATGGACAGCTAATTATGTGACTGTTACTGGTGATTTAGTTGCAGATTTGTTATCAAATATAGCTTCGGAGCAGAGAGCTAAGGTTGTATATGAATATTTATACCGCCAAATTCAAGATAAAGAAGTAAGAGCAACAATCGATTTTCTACTTAATAGAGAAGAAGCACATAATGCATTATTTAGAGAAGCGTTAAATAAAGTGCAAAATACCGGTTCAAATAAAGATTTTGGTGTTACAAACGATTCTAAGCTTTATTTTGATTTGTCTACACCTGGACCTTCACATAAGTCACCAAGCCCAACTCCAGCAAGCTTTGAATCTCCTAATAAGGAAAATGATAGAGTATTAGTACATAAGTAA